A genomic region of Coriobacteriaceae bacterium contains the following coding sequences:
- a CDS encoding molecular chaperone TorD family protein, with protein sequence MHDHDHDHDGQGSMPVYQFLGNILGYPLDETLLYNVSDPAFWAGLRESLENERTHDALDHVEAAVAKLADIPEDHRKMAMDAEYAQAFLLPDAPMPPLESAYGLDGSAVYDVAHELGVETSIQRFLPDDHIANELFMLVPLDYLQQPSDEQLKTLAAFFEEHPLALLQRMLDNEQVEQDGSGFYRAIVELAHAWLQWDLDAFEGN encoded by the coding sequence ATGCACGATCACGATCATGACCACGACGGGCAGGGCAGCATGCCCGTGTACCAGTTTCTCGGTAACATTCTCGGGTATCCGCTCGACGAGACCCTGCTCTACAACGTGAGTGATCCGGCGTTTTGGGCTGGCCTGCGGGAGAGTCTCGAAAACGAGCGCACCCACGACGCTCTCGATCATGTCGAGGCGGCGGTTGCCAAGCTGGCTGACATTCCCGAGGATCACCGCAAGATGGCGATGGATGCCGAGTATGCCCAGGCCTTCCTGTTGCCAGACGCACCCATGCCTCCGCTCGAGAGCGCTTATGGGCTCGATGGGAGCGCCGTTTATGACGTGGCCCATGAGCTGGGCGTCGAGACGAGCATCCAGCGCTTCTTGCCGGATGATCACATCGCCAACGAGCTCTTCATGCTCGTGCCGCTCGACTACCTTCAGCAGCCAAGTGACGAACAACTCAAGACATTGGCGGCCTTCTTCGAAGAGCATCCTCTTGCCCTTTTGCAGCGTATGCTCGACAACGAGCAAGTCGAGCAGGACGGATCAGGCTTCTATCGCGCCATCGTGGAGCTTGCGCATGCGTGGCTCCAATGGGATCTGGATGCGTTCGAAGGTAATTAG
- a CDS encoding type II toxin-antitoxin system RelB/DinJ family antitoxin, with protein sequence MMKSTTIRMDDDLKKEASAKLDALGLNFNTYVVMATKQLVAQNRIPFDLVVPDTQSEDEDKREEAC encoded by the coding sequence ATGATGAAGTCGACGACCATACGCATGGACGACGATCTGAAGAAGGAAGCCAGCGCAAAGCTCGACGCGCTTGGACTGAACTTCAACACCTACGTCGTCATGGCAACGAAGCAACTTGTTGCCCAAAACCGTATTCCGTTTGACCTCGTCGTTCCCGACACGCAGTCGGAGGACGAGGACAAGCGGGAAGAGGCGTGCTAG
- a CDS encoding thioesterase, which yields MIDTELIVDLKVTVPLRVTDFDRYGRLKPSAVLALFQEAATVQANVMDIGHDAMERRGVFWAVIRTYYEVIRQPELYTSVQIRTWPHSPSRFSFQRDYIMSSLDDEVLVRGTSEWVLMSPETRQFVSLAGVYDPPENLIEERNFEKKQRKIRDFDTRDAVPYVVIPPYTAADINGHVNNSVYADYPFDAINPSSEHSVKSFQIDFRHEARTGDPLAIYTKRDDGMIFTKGVDAKGEIVFAARTEF from the coding sequence ATGATTGACACCGAACTGATAGTGGACCTCAAAGTGACCGTTCCCTTGCGTGTCACCGACTTTGATCGCTACGGGCGTCTCAAGCCCTCGGCCGTCCTGGCGCTCTTCCAGGAAGCGGCGACCGTGCAGGCAAACGTCATGGATATCGGCCATGACGCCATGGAGCGTCGCGGCGTATTCTGGGCGGTCATTCGCACCTATTACGAAGTCATTCGTCAGCCGGAACTCTACACGAGCGTGCAAATTCGCACCTGGCCCCACTCGCCCTCGCGATTCTCGTTCCAGCGCGATTACATCATGAGCTCGCTTGATGACGAGGTACTCGTACGCGGCACTTCCGAGTGGGTGCTCATGAGTCCGGAAACGCGCCAGTTCGTGAGCCTCGCCGGGGTGTACGATCCACCCGAGAACCTGATCGAAGAGCGCAACTTCGAGAAGAAGCAGCGCAAGATTCGTGACTTCGACACGCGCGATGCCGTGCCGTATGTGGTCATTCCGCCCTACACGGCAGCCGACATTAATGGCCATGTCAACAACAGCGTCTACGCCGACTATCCCTTTGACGCCATCAACCCGAGTTCGGAACACAGCGTCAAGAGCTTCCAGATCGACTTCAGGCACGAAGCGCGCACGGGCGACCCGCTCGCTATCTACACCAAGCGCGATGATGGCATGATCTTCACCAAGGGCGTCGATGCGAAGGGCGAGATCGTCTTTGCCGCACGGACGGAATTCTAG
- a CDS encoding lysozyme family protein → MSQTSNRTRRSASGRSRSSSRSCSTRPPITGKRSSVKAAAQRQVNLRGAVNSRNLKRVKTPRKASRMVLVIVLCIVIAIAGAAALFSQTDTAKYAACEQYRPVVQQACKDCNLDTEWVDCLLAAMVVESGGDKNVKSVLNVGGDIMQAAEGAYGWIVMNGWPERGISAESTEASIYAGVMEFKQNLQLWEGYLGTITPNDATEIQLVIQGYNFGADGWFKWCKERGVRAYTVELAREYSETKMPADAKGTPTHAQKWLTAYDAIHAGH, encoded by the coding sequence ATGAGTCAAACTTCCAATCGAACACGTCGAAGCGCTTCGGGACGCTCACGCTCCTCGAGCCGCTCGTGCTCAACCCGTCCTCCCATCACGGGTAAGCGCAGCTCAGTCAAAGCTGCTGCCCAACGCCAGGTCAACCTCAGGGGCGCTGTCAACAGCCGCAACCTCAAGCGCGTGAAGACGCCCCGCAAGGCATCGCGCATGGTGCTTGTCATCGTGCTCTGCATCGTCATCGCCATCGCTGGCGCCGCCGCGCTCTTCTCCCAGACCGACACGGCAAAATACGCCGCCTGCGAGCAATATCGTCCCGTCGTTCAGCAGGCATGCAAAGATTGCAACCTTGACACGGAATGGGTCGATTGCCTGCTTGCGGCCATGGTCGTCGAGTCGGGTGGCGACAAGAACGTCAAAAGCGTGCTCAACGTTGGTGGCGATATCATGCAGGCCGCAGAGGGCGCGTATGGCTGGATCGTCATGAACGGATGGCCCGAGCGCGGCATCTCCGCCGAGTCAACCGAAGCGTCCATCTACGCCGGCGTTATGGAGTTCAAACAGAACCTCCAACTCTGGGAGGGCTATCTCGGTACCATCACGCCCAATGACGCAACCGAGATTCAGCTCGTCATCCAGGGATATAACTTCGGTGCCGATGGCTGGTTCAAGTGGTGCAAGGAGCGTGGCGTCAGAGCGTATACCGTGGAGCTCGCCCGCGAGTACTCCGAAACGAAGATGCCCGCAGACGCAAAGGGCACTCCCACGCATGCCCAGAAGTGGCTCACAGCCTACGATGCCATCCACGCCGGCCACTAA
- a CDS encoding lectin like domain-containing protein, translated as MGITRSMKKRGAWLGRVTLSAALAASLVGVPAAAFAAPGANSTGTIAQSVADSNASDPFAWTTLASADSLRATADLPAKFDLRDEGAVSPVKLQNPWSACWAFAVAAASETSILSEAKDEGIDIITPDLSERHLTWFTYQPLPEDDDSNQGGEGMISTREGVNAPFASGGMMIYGTSLFSSGIGPVPEEDVPYRGKEGKVDPDDLYYSADDDWSVDESQRFYQGVELQESIQLPSPGDCYESDGAFVEGGQEVLAAANTAIKEQLQAGRGVAIAFMADQSRPDQITSTGYMNPQTWAHYTYDKVPITHAVTIVGWDDSYSKENFGNPDPATGEVDPSHQPPGDGAWIVKNSWGSKDGGFPNEIPGGWGIDGSGYFYLSYYDKTISKPEAFDFDVKSIVDEREFYSIYQYDYMPSQSVVSQSDTRQIQEANVFTSAGGQTVRKLTCETTRPNTEATFEVYHLDKGATTPVQGEKLATVKATYDFGGFHTIDLGDQAFSLPEGELFSVVLTQKCLDNGHYYVSFDAGYDKKTWEKLYDQNYERHHDAIFANVVETLSNALWERKYEDALKDGKTEDEAKAAATAYVEDPTKVEEIKQLAEEQTVEQVKSMSPAFYSKSVVNEGESFIFAAPDEDPGADLAWRDFSKDARDIDALAGTQIDNFPIKAYAYEDPAADEDLKKLESNAKWAKDLMDSAIASKDGSDVHPSKYWVPTDVFTELETRVKQAEDLIASDKPTQLNIDKALFNLEKAMTDFRNARKAGTEGTYDPEQTAMYRLYNPNSGEHFYTASTTERDATVAAGWNDEGVGWIAPDESTTPVYRLYSGTDHHYTTSTVERDYLVSVGWDDEGVGWYSDDAQGVPLHREFNPNVDPSAPFNNSGSHNYTTSEAERDYLVSIGWRYEGVGWYGMK; from the coding sequence GTGGGAATTACGAGAAGCATGAAGAAGCGCGGTGCCTGGCTCGGACGGGTCACCCTATCGGCTGCTCTAGCTGCCAGCCTGGTCGGGGTTCCGGCGGCCGCGTTTGCCGCCCCGGGTGCGAACTCCACGGGCACCATCGCGCAATCCGTTGCCGATTCCAACGCATCGGATCCCTTCGCCTGGACGACCTTGGCCTCTGCCGATAGCCTGCGGGCGACGGCGGACCTGCCGGCGAAGTTTGACTTGCGCGATGAGGGAGCGGTTTCTCCCGTCAAGCTCCAGAATCCCTGGAGCGCGTGCTGGGCGTTTGCCGTAGCCGCGGCATCCGAGACGAGCATCCTCTCCGAGGCCAAGGACGAGGGCATCGACATCATCACGCCGGACCTCTCTGAGCGTCATCTTACCTGGTTCACCTATCAGCCACTGCCCGAGGACGATGACTCGAACCAGGGCGGCGAGGGCATGATAAGCACCAGGGAGGGCGTGAACGCTCCCTTCGCATCGGGCGGCATGATGATCTATGGCACCTCCCTGTTCTCCTCCGGCATTGGTCCCGTCCCCGAAGAGGATGTGCCCTACCGGGGCAAGGAGGGCAAGGTAGATCCCGATGACCTTTACTACAGCGCCGATGACGACTGGTCGGTGGACGAGAGTCAGCGTTTCTACCAGGGCGTCGAGCTGCAGGAGTCCATCCAGCTCCCCTCCCCGGGCGATTGCTACGAGTCGGATGGTGCCTTTGTCGAGGGTGGTCAAGAGGTCCTGGCCGCGGCAAACACCGCGATCAAGGAGCAGTTGCAAGCCGGCCGTGGCGTTGCCATCGCCTTCATGGCCGATCAGTCCCGCCCTGACCAGATCACCAGCACGGGGTACATGAACCCGCAGACCTGGGCGCACTACACCTACGACAAGGTTCCCATCACCCATGCTGTGACCATCGTGGGCTGGGACGATAGCTACTCGAAGGAGAACTTCGGCAACCCCGACCCCGCGACGGGCGAGGTCGATCCCAGCCACCAGCCTCCAGGGGACGGTGCCTGGATCGTCAAGAACAGCTGGGGCTCCAAGGACGGCGGGTTCCCCAATGAGATCCCCGGTGGCTGGGGAATAGACGGAAGCGGCTACTTCTATCTCTCGTATTACGACAAGACCATCTCCAAGCCCGAGGCGTTCGACTTCGACGTCAAGTCCATAGTCGACGAGCGCGAGTTCTATTCGATCTACCAGTACGACTACATGCCGTCACAAAGCGTGGTGTCGCAGTCCGATACGCGTCAGATACAAGAGGCCAATGTCTTTACCTCTGCTGGTGGCCAGACGGTGCGCAAGCTGACCTGCGAGACGACGCGTCCGAACACCGAGGCAACCTTCGAGGTCTACCATCTCGACAAGGGCGCGACGACCCCGGTTCAGGGCGAGAAGCTCGCGACCGTCAAGGCAACGTACGATTTTGGCGGGTTCCACACCATCGACTTGGGCGATCAGGCGTTTTCCTTACCCGAAGGTGAGCTCTTCTCCGTGGTGCTGACCCAGAAATGCCTGGATAATGGTCACTACTACGTGAGCTTCGACGCTGGTTATGATAAGAAGACGTGGGAGAAGCTCTACGACCAGAACTACGAGAGACACCACGACGCCATCTTTGCCAACGTGGTCGAAACCCTGAGCAACGCGCTCTGGGAACGCAAGTATGAGGATGCGTTGAAGGATGGCAAGACCGAGGATGAGGCAAAGGCCGCGGCTACCGCCTATGTCGAGGATCCCACCAAAGTGGAGGAGATAAAGCAGCTCGCAGAAGAGCAAACCGTGGAGCAGGTCAAGAGCATGTCGCCCGCCTTCTACTCGAAGAGTGTGGTAAACGAGGGCGAGAGCTTCATCTTTGCCGCTCCTGACGAAGACCCCGGCGCCGACCTTGCATGGAGGGACTTCTCGAAAGACGCACGGGACATCGATGCGCTTGCCGGCACCCAGATAGACAACTTCCCCATCAAGGCCTATGCCTACGAGGATCCCGCGGCTGACGAGGATCTCAAGAAGCTCGAGAGCAACGCAAAGTGGGCCAAGGACCTGATGGACAGCGCCATCGCCAGCAAGGACGGCTCTGACGTGCATCCGTCCAAGTACTGGGTGCCGACCGACGTTTTCACCGAGCTGGAGACGAGAGTGAAGCAGGCCGAGGATCTGATTGCCTCCGACAAGCCCACGCAGCTCAACATCGACAAGGCGCTCTTCAACCTCGAGAAGGCGATGACGGACTTCAGGAACGCCCGCAAGGCTGGTACCGAGGGCACCTACGATCCCGAGCAGACGGCCATGTACCGCCTGTACAATCCGAATTCCGGCGAGCATTTCTACACGGCGAGCACGACCGAGCGTGATGCGACCGTCGCGGCCGGTTGGAATGACGAGGGCGTTGGCTGGATCGCGCCAGACGAGTCGACGACGCCCGTGTATCGTCTGTATTCGGGCACCGACCACCACTACACGACCTCGACCGTCGAGCGCGACTACCTGGTTTCGGTGGGTTGGGATGACGAGGGCGTCGGCTGGTATTCCGACGATGCCCAAGGAGTGCCCCTGCACCGCGAGTTCAATCCCAACGTCGATCCGAGCGCACCCTTCAACAATTCCGGATCGCACAACTACACCACGAGCGAAGCTGAACGCGACTATCTCGTGAGCATAGGCTGGAGATACGAGGGCGTTGGCTGGTACGGCATGAAATAG
- a CDS encoding phosphoribosylformylglycinamidine synthase — translation MVSRVYVEKKPEFDVESKQLEAELRTLLGIEGLESLRTIRRYDVEGIDDELFEQCVPTVFSEPQVDMAHRRLPTLTDDSVLFAVEYLPGQFDQRADSASECIQFVSCGERPEVRSATLYLLEGDLNDDDIAAIKHYVINPVEAREASLDEVETLKTEYPEPADVEVIEHFIDYDDEVLEIFIRERGLAMDLADIKVFQDYFANVEHRDPTITEVKMVDTYWSDHCRHTTFGTELTDIEIDDEIVQAAFDAYLDMRHELGRDEKPICLMDMGTIGAKYLKNKGILTGLDESEEINACTVKVKVDVNGADEDWLFLFKNETHNHPTEVEPFGGAATCIGGCIRDPLSGRSYVYQAMRVTGAADPHTPIAETLAGKLPQRKIVTTAAHGYSSYGNQIGLATGQVNELYHPGYAAKRMEIGAVVGATPADHVRRETPVAGDKIILLGGRTGRDGIGGATGSSKAHNVSSIETCGAEVQKGNAPVERKLQRLFRRKDACRLIKRCNDFGAGGVSVATGEIADGLLIDLDCVPKKYDGLDGTELAISESQERMACAVAAEDVEEFLSYANEENVEAVVIATVTEEPRVRMTWRGDTIVDVSREFLNSNGASKQMNVHIAAGEDYAPNWEGESFAERMKSVVTDLNVASNKGLVEMFDSTIGANTVLMPFGGARQLTTPMAMIAKLPVEGETTTTSGMAWGFNPYLSSANQFKGAYLAVVESVAKLVAAGFAREDTYLTFQEYFGSLRDVPERWGKPAASLLGALMAQIDLGVGSIGGKDSMSGSFEDLDVPPTLVSFATACGHVDNAMSPEFKGVGHEVLCIHPFYEADGLMPEKAGLLECLDTVERLIKDGQVLAVGTPGFGCDAELIFKMCLGNGIGLRINDDVDLDTLFVNAYGSFLVELAPGAAPVESTENMHVVDLGETIEEYAIIAGGQTVRLAVLQEAWESELEDVFPYREDGGGVDMISDASHVPLTYCGNLAKPRVIIPVFPGNNCEYDTALAFERAGAVPETFIINNLTPDAVAESTRAFVEKIDNSQIIMIPGGFSGGDEPDGSAKFITAFFRNPNVTEAVRRLLNDRDGLMLGICNGFQALVKLGLVPYGDIVTTDAGCPTLTFNTIGRHQSRIVRTRVASNLSPWLSRCEVGNIHTVAISHGEGRFVANDDTLEQLIESGQIATQYVGLDGMPSMDLDVNPNGSVLAIEGITSPDGRVLGKMGHTERWSAGVYQNIPDLSYQPLIEGGVGYFTE, via the coding sequence ATGGTTTCTCGCGTCTATGTCGAAAAGAAACCCGAGTTCGATGTCGAGTCAAAGCAGCTGGAGGCGGAACTTCGCACGCTGCTTGGAATCGAGGGGCTCGAGAGTTTGCGCACAATCCGCCGCTACGATGTCGAGGGTATTGATGACGAGCTCTTCGAGCAATGCGTTCCCACTGTTTTTAGCGAGCCCCAGGTCGATATGGCGCATCGCCGCCTACCCACCCTTACCGACGATTCCGTGCTCTTTGCCGTCGAGTATCTGCCCGGTCAGTTTGACCAACGAGCAGATTCGGCGAGCGAGTGCATTCAGTTCGTCTCGTGTGGCGAGCGCCCCGAAGTGCGTAGCGCGACGCTGTACCTGCTCGAGGGCGATTTGAACGATGATGACATCGCTGCCATTAAGCACTACGTCATCAATCCCGTCGAGGCGCGCGAGGCCTCGCTCGATGAGGTCGAGACGCTCAAGACGGAGTATCCCGAACCAGCCGACGTCGAGGTCATCGAGCACTTTATCGATTACGACGACGAGGTCCTGGAAATCTTCATTCGCGAGCGCGGTTTGGCAATGGACCTGGCAGACATAAAAGTCTTCCAGGATTACTTTGCCAACGTCGAGCATCGTGACCCGACCATCACGGAAGTGAAGATGGTCGATACCTACTGGTCCGACCACTGCCGTCACACCACCTTCGGCACCGAGCTTACCGACATCGAGATCGATGACGAGATCGTCCAGGCTGCCTTCGACGCGTACCTGGACATGCGCCACGAGCTTGGGCGTGACGAGAAACCCATTTGCCTCATGGACATGGGCACCATCGGCGCGAAGTACCTCAAGAACAAGGGCATCCTCACGGGCCTCGATGAGAGCGAGGAGATCAACGCCTGCACCGTCAAGGTCAAGGTTGACGTCAACGGCGCGGATGAGGACTGGCTGTTCCTCTTCAAGAACGAGACGCACAACCATCCCACCGAGGTTGAGCCCTTCGGTGGCGCGGCAACGTGCATTGGCGGTTGCATCCGCGATCCGCTGTCCGGTCGCTCCTACGTGTACCAGGCCATGCGTGTGACGGGTGCCGCAGACCCGCATACGCCCATCGCCGAGACACTTGCTGGCAAGCTGCCGCAGCGCAAGATCGTGACGACGGCGGCGCATGGCTATTCGAGCTATGGTAACCAGATCGGCCTTGCCACGGGTCAGGTCAACGAGCTGTACCATCCGGGTTACGCGGCCAAGCGCATGGAGATTGGCGCCGTGGTGGGCGCCACCCCCGCCGACCACGTGCGACGTGAGACGCCAGTCGCCGGTGACAAGATCATCCTGCTCGGCGGTCGCACGGGCCGTGACGGCATCGGCGGCGCGACCGGATCCTCCAAGGCCCACAACGTTTCGAGCATCGAGACCTGCGGCGCCGAGGTGCAGAAAGGCAACGCGCCGGTCGAGCGCAAGTTGCAGCGCCTCTTCCGTCGCAAGGACGCCTGTCGGCTCATCAAGCGTTGCAACGACTTTGGCGCAGGTGGCGTGAGCGTCGCCACGGGAGAGATCGCCGATGGCCTGCTCATCGACCTCGATTGCGTTCCCAAGAAGTACGACGGCCTGGACGGCACCGAGCTCGCCATTTCGGAGAGCCAGGAGCGCATGGCCTGCGCCGTAGCGGCGGAAGATGTCGAGGAGTTCCTCTCGTATGCGAACGAGGAGAACGTCGAGGCCGTCGTCATCGCGACCGTCACCGAGGAGCCGCGCGTGCGCATGACATGGCGCGGGGACACGATCGTCGACGTAAGCCGTGAGTTCCTCAATTCAAACGGCGCTTCCAAGCAGATGAACGTGCATATCGCCGCTGGCGAGGACTATGCTCCCAACTGGGAAGGCGAGAGCTTCGCCGAGCGCATGAAGAGCGTCGTCACCGACCTCAACGTCGCCTCGAACAAGGGCCTCGTCGAGATGTTCGATTCCACCATCGGCGCCAACACGGTGCTCATGCCCTTTGGCGGCGCACGGCAGCTCACCACCCCCATGGCGATGATCGCCAAGCTCCCCGTCGAGGGCGAAACCACCACGACGAGTGGTATGGCCTGGGGCTTCAATCCGTATCTGTCATCGGCCAACCAGTTCAAGGGCGCGTATCTCGCCGTTGTCGAGAGCGTGGCCAAGCTCGTGGCCGCGGGCTTTGCGCGCGAGGATACCTATCTGACTTTCCAGGAGTACTTTGGCTCTTTGCGCGATGTTCCCGAGCGATGGGGCAAGCCCGCCGCGTCGCTGCTCGGTGCCCTCATGGCGCAGATCGACCTTGGCGTGGGTTCCATCGGTGGCAAGGACTCCATGTCGGGTAGCTTCGAGGACCTGGACGTTCCACCGACGCTCGTGAGCTTCGCGACGGCGTGCGGGCATGTCGATAACGCTATGAGCCCCGAGTTCAAGGGTGTGGGCCATGAGGTGCTCTGCATCCATCCCTTCTACGAAGCCGACGGGCTCATGCCCGAGAAGGCCGGCCTGCTCGAGTGCCTCGACACGGTCGAGCGTCTCATCAAGGATGGTCAGGTGCTCGCTGTGGGCACGCCGGGCTTTGGGTGCGATGCGGAGCTGATCTTCAAGATGTGCCTCGGCAATGGCATCGGTCTGCGCATCAATGACGACGTCGATCTCGACACGCTCTTTGTCAACGCGTACGGCTCCTTCCTTGTCGAGCTGGCACCCGGTGCCGCACCGGTCGAGTCGACCGAGAACATGCACGTGGTTGACCTGGGTGAGACCATCGAGGAATACGCGATCATCGCCGGTGGGCAGACCGTGCGTCTTGCCGTGCTGCAGGAGGCGTGGGAAAGCGAGCTCGAGGACGTATTCCCGTACCGTGAGGATGGCGGCGGGGTCGACATGATTAGCGATGCGAGCCATGTGCCGCTCACGTATTGCGGCAATCTCGCCAAGCCGCGTGTCATCATTCCGGTCTTTCCGGGCAACAACTGCGAGTACGACACGGCGCTCGCCTTCGAGCGCGCCGGCGCCGTGCCCGAGACCTTCATCATCAACAACCTGACGCCGGACGCGGTCGCAGAGAGCACGCGTGCCTTTGTCGAGAAAATCGACAACAGCCAGATCATCATGATCCCCGGCGGTTTTTCCGGTGGCGACGAGCCCGATGGCAGTGCCAAGTTCATCACGGCGTTCTTCCGCAACCCCAACGTGACGGAGGCGGTGCGCCGTCTGCTCAACGATCGCGATGGTCTTATGCTGGGTATCTGTAACGGCTTCCAAGCACTCGTCAAGCTCGGCCTGGTGCCCTATGGCGATATCGTCACGACTGATGCAGGCTGCCCGACGCTCACCTTCAACACGATCGGCAGGCATCAGAGCCGCATCGTGCGCACGCGCGTGGCGTCCAACCTGTCACCGTGGCTCTCGCGCTGCGAGGTGGGCAACATCCATACCGTCGCCATCAGCCATGGCGAGGGACGTTTTGTCGCCAACGATGACACGCTCGAGCAGCTTATCGAGAGCGGTCAGATCGCGACGCAGTACGTGGGCCTCGACGGCATGCCGAGCATGGACCTCGACGTGAACCCCAATGGCTCGGTGCTCGCCATCGAGGGCATCACGAGCCCGGACGGGCGCGTGCTCGGCAAGATGGGGCATACCGAGCGTTGGAGCGCGGGCGTGTACCAGAACATCCCGGACCTGAGCTACCAGCCGCTCATCGAAGGCGGCGTGGGGTACTTCACGGAGTAA
- the rnhA gene encoding ribonuclease HI — protein sequence MTRLEIYCDGGCRGNQSDSNVGGWGVYLVWGEHEKELYGGERDTTNNKMELTAAIEGLRAIKNKAVPTDVYLDSAYVLGGITSWIEGWKRKGWVNSKKQPVANKELWIALDEERDRFADIRFHKVKGHADNAGNIRADELANRAMDELTQDEA from the coding sequence ATGACAAGACTGGAAATCTACTGCGATGGCGGTTGCCGTGGCAATCAGAGCGACAGCAATGTGGGCGGCTGGGGCGTCTACCTCGTCTGGGGAGAGCACGAGAAGGAGCTCTACGGAGGCGAGCGCGACACCACCAACAACAAGATGGAGCTGACGGCCGCCATCGAGGGCCTGCGCGCCATCAAGAACAAGGCGGTTCCGACTGACGTGTACCTCGACAGCGCCTATGTGCTCGGTGGCATCACCTCGTGGATCGAGGGGTGGAAACGCAAGGGATGGGTCAACTCAAAAAAGCAACCCGTTGCGAACAAGGAGCTGTGGATTGCGCTTGACGAGGAGCGCGATCGCTTTGCCGATATACGCTTTCACAAGGTCAAGGGTCATGCGGATAACGCGGGCAACATCAGGGCCGACGAGCTGGCCAACCGTGCGATGGACGAGCTGACGCAGGACGAGGCCTAG
- a CDS encoding aminotransferase class I/II-fold pyridoxal phosphate-dependent enzyme, with the protein MNSSVFAERLREAMKASGLKQVDLLRQAEIQGVKLGKSQLSQYVSGKTMPRKSTLNFLAQALDVAADWLNPGQQASEEPQHPHADGRTIEEEPAPLRQFKKSTKLDNVLYDVRGPVLDEANRMEQAGMHVLKLNIGNPAPFGFRAVDEVVHDMSLQLADCEGYSDSKGLWSARKAIMQYYQLKGLPNVQMEDIYTGNGVSELINICMSALLDDGDEILLPMPDYPLWTACATLAGGHPVHYVCDEEAEWYPDLDDIRSKITPRTKAIVIINPNNPTGALYPRGVLQEIVDIAREHQLMIFSDEIYDRLVMEGEGEHVSIASLAPDLFCVTFSGLSKSHMIAGYRIGWMALSGNKRIARDYIEGLNMLTNMRLCSNVPAQSIVQTALWGHQSVRNYVVPGGRIYEQRNFVYERLCEMPGVSVVKPKAAFYIFPKLDKKRFNITDDERFALDLLKDKKVLIVQGSGFNCTDTDHFRIVYLPRRRTLGEAMDAIEDFLTYYRQ; encoded by the coding sequence ATGAACTCATCTGTTTTTGCCGAACGACTCAGAGAAGCGATGAAGGCGAGCGGCCTCAAGCAGGTCGACTTGCTGCGACAGGCCGAAATCCAGGGCGTCAAGCTGGGTAAGAGCCAACTGAGCCAATATGTGAGCGGCAAGACCATGCCGCGCAAATCAACGTTGAACTTCCTTGCCCAGGCACTCGATGTCGCAGCGGACTGGCTCAATCCGGGTCAGCAGGCAAGCGAGGAGCCGCAGCATCCGCATGCGGATGGACGGACAATCGAGGAAGAACCGGCACCCTTGCGTCAGTTCAAGAAGTCCACGAAGCTCGATAACGTTCTCTACGACGTACGCGGTCCCGTGCTCGACGAGGCAAATCGCATGGAGCAGGCGGGCATGCACGTGCTCAAGCTCAACATCGGCAATCCGGCGCCCTTCGGCTTTCGTGCGGTCGATGAGGTCGTGCACGACATGTCGCTGCAGCTTGCGGACTGCGAGGGATATTCGGATTCGAAGGGTCTATGGTCTGCCCGTAAGGCCATCATGCAGTACTACCAGCTCAAAGGGCTGCCCAACGTGCAGATGGAGGACATCTATACGGGCAATGGCGTCTCCGAGCTCATCAACATCTGCATGTCGGCCCTGCTCGACGATGGCGACGAGATCCTTCTGCCCATGCCCGATTACCCGCTGTGGACGGCCTGCGCCACGCTCGCGGGCGGTCATCCCGTGCACTACGTCTGTGATGAGGAGGCGGAGTGGTATCCCGACCTTGATGACATTCGCTCCAAGATTACGCCGCGTACCAAGGCCATCGTCATCATCAATCCCAACAATCCCACAGGTGCGCTGTACCCGCGCGGGGTGCTGCAGGAAATTGTCGACATCGCCCGCGAGCATCAGCTCATGATTTTCTCGGACGAGATTTACGACCGTCTCGTCATGGAAGGCGAGGGGGAGCATGTCTCCATCGCGTCGCTTGCCCCGGATCTGTTCTGCGTCACCTTCTCGGGCCTCTCGAAGTCGCACATGATCGCGGGCTATCGCATCGGATGGATGGCACTTTCCGGCAACAAGCGCATTGCCCGGGATTACATCGAGGGCCTCAACATGCTCACGAACATGCGCCTGTGCTCCAACGTGCCGGCGCAGTCCATCGTGCAGACGGCGCTGTGGGGACATCAGAGCGTGCGCAACTACGTGGTCCCCGGCGGTCGCATATACGAGCAGCGCAACTTCGTCTACGAGCGCCTGTGCGAGATGCCCGGCGTGAGCGTCGTGAAGCCCAAGGCCGCGTTCTACATCTTCCCCAAGCTCGACAAGAAACGCTTCAACATCACCGATGACGAGCGATTCGCGCTCGACTTGCTCAAGGACAAGAAGGTGCTCATCGTTCAGGGAAGCGGCTTCAACTGCACTGACACCGATCACTTCCGCATCGTCTACCTACCACGCCGTCGCACGCTCGGCGAGGCGATGGACGCAATCGAAGACTTCCTGACCTACTACCGTCAGTAG